The sequence below is a genomic window from Humulus lupulus chromosome 3, drHumLupu1.1, whole genome shotgun sequence.
CGGTTGAATCTTACCGCATCAAGGCAAGCTTGAAGTTGCACTGCTTCATCACTTTGCAAGGAAGAAATCCTAGGTGAGCCAGATAATCCACTGGCCAAGGCAACTACAGTGTCATTGGTACTAGTATCTCCATCTACCTGCATTAAAATCACAACTGAACTAAGTTAGCATACAAAAAGTAAATCCTCAGTACAGAGTGGATTATGATACTGAATCTTGATCAACAGCTTTTGTGCAGTTCTAGTAAAACAAGAATTTTAAGACAACGAATATTACACTCAATTAATAATTACGATGGTAGGCCTAACTCCTCCAGGATACGATTTTAACTAAAAAGGACCAGGAAATTTCAGAAAtgaatgaaataaaaaaacaatcgTTTGACATACAGTTATTTGATTGAAGCTTCGGTTTACAGCGATCTGAACCATTTTTCTCCAAACGTCACTGGTAACAACAGCATCAGTTGTAATTACCTGGACCAGATATAATTTAAAGCAAAATAGACTTCTGTTATGACCCTTTTGAACGCAGGAAGATAAAAGAATCAGAAGATACTTACACCAAGCATTGTAGCCATGTTGGGGTGGATCATTCCAGAACCTTTTGCCATTCCACCAATAATTATCGTTTTTCCTCCAACCTGACCAATTCACCATCACCAACATTAGATCTGTCTAGTTCCTTCAGTCTGAAACCTAAGAATCTTCAAGAATTGCAACTATGTACAGCTCCAGCTCTTTTTGTTTGAGACAAagctataataaatatataccCTCCCTCCAAAAAAGGTGAAGGTAATCATTTACTATTCGGTTCAATTTTTTCTGGGAGTCTAAATGATGCATTTAGGAACCAATGATATAAAAActtttgaaaaacaaaaaaaatcaaatcatgACGACATTTTTCACATGAGCAGGACTTTCTCCAACCTGAGATTCTACTGCCACACTCTTTGTTACAAGGTCAGTCGTGGTGATTGCAACAGCTGCAGAATCAGCCCTGCAAGCCAAAGCACATTATTAAAAAATgttaacaaaaacaaaaatgcGAGTACAGAATACCTCCTATGAAAAGAATAGGTTGCAAGTAAATTCtctcagaaaagaaagtgttaaatgttaaaacagaaaataaaataaccaatatgcgtgtatatttattatatataaacttAGAGTGCACATGTAGGTCGATGAACTAagttaaaaaataaaaggaattacCCCTGAACCGAAGATGAGAGTGAATTAATCAATTTAGGAAGAGATTCTAGAAGTGCACCCTGCATATGATATTACAAGTTAAACGAGGAATAAGGGAAAGCTTCTAAGCTTTCTAGCTCTTCAAACATCAGAAGGGATTTGGTGGCACATAAAGTTGACTACCTTCTTTATCCTATGGCCAATCACACCTGTAGATTCAATAAGCACCTCGTCTGGCCCCATCTTGAGTAACTGCAGTACAAGATACATAGTTGCAGGTGCTGACAATCCAGGTAAGGCACACACCAAACTTGAAATAATTACATACCTTAGCAAGGGCATTGGCACATTCTATGACATCTTGATAACCTGCATCACCCTGGACATCAATGCGGCATATCTTAGACACATAATACATCAATACCAAGTCAATTCCAAAAGTTACATCACATTATAATGCTCACCGTTGCAGCATTAGCTTGACCAGCATTTATTAATATAGCACGTGCCTAAAAGAATTGCGGAACAGAGTTAATAGCAGATCCAGataatatatatattgatatatatGGCCATGGTATGCCGCACATTTCCTATCTTCAAAAacaaatttcatattttttataaaacattTTTCTTTATTGTCGAATCAACGTGTCACATCAATTAATTCAAATATCTAGACAATTTTATCGCcacacaataaaaaaaataaatgttcAAGATTATGGGAGGTACGATATTGGCTCCCCTTCAAGTACAAAAGGACTTACATCCTTACcctatttgtatatatatatatatatataatggattTGAAACTGTGAAGCTTATGGATAGTGCAGCAGGAAAGAGTAAACCTGATGATTAACAATACCGTTTCCGAAATGTTCAGGGCATTTTTGCAAAATAAGACAGGTGCAGCTGCAACCACATTTGTAGTAAATGACCCTGAAATAGATGGAGAAACAACACGAGAGTCAAAGACAAAATCAGAAGAATTTTAGTTTGTAATCAagtaaaatgaaaaatagaatGGCAACCAGCAGAGGTGGCATCAACATCGCAGGTGACAAGTGCAAGGTCAGGTTTCTCCCCTTTCGCACGTAGTCCACCATAGATGCCTGCAGCTTTGAACCCTTGTGCAGCAGTAACTCCCCCAGGAATCTACGCTACAAATCTCATTCAATCGACATACCACAGGAAAAAAGGCATAGAGAATACTTGAAACTGGTAACAATAATAGTTATAAAGTTACTGTACTTTGGACTAAAAGAGATTTGAACATTTTTTCTCTACAGCAAACAAAGCACTTAAATCAAAGAAGATGGACAATCGAAACGGGGATTACCTGTGTCCAAGGTCCTTCAGGGAGATAAATGGGTGCAGCTGGAATGACATTGGAGGCTGATACAACACGACATTTAAAGTCCATTCGAGCCGAACTCCAAAGCTTAAAAGGAAGagcaattcaaaataaaataaatcaataaatatgAAACCTGATTGCTGATTACTGCTTATTGAGAATAGAGGACAACAATACCTTTGGATTTGGGCCCTGAAGTGGTATTGCCGGAAATCTTAGGCACTCATACATCTGTTCCAATGAATAACACTCTTTGAGTTATACAAACCAGTTAAAGTTCTCTTTTTTGGGGGGTTTCCATTTTTTTACCTTCTATTAATATggatatataatatattatatatataaataaatgttcTTGTTCTTCAGTGGGTATTTATACAAAAGAAAATtttgtataatatatatttatataattggcCCTGTCATTTGTTTCTACAATCTCAGGTATTTGAAACAAAAATCATCACCCATTTGCCATTTCTCAAATTCATATCAGAGCCAAGAAGCAGAAAACATAGATGATGTTTAGGAAAGTGAGAGAAAATCCGAGTTGAGTTAATAAGAGTTTTCAgacttttttttatggtttacCTCTCAAAGTTAAGAAGACGACACACTGTTCAAAATGCTTCTCCTTGGCGGTCAAATGAAGAACACAACCCACTTCACTTCACTTTCGCTtgaagataaatatatatatatatatagatatatatatgatGAGAATAAAACACTGACAGTGGcatgcatataatataaaatataaatatgtataaatTATCTAACCCTAACAGCCGCCCCCACAGTCCATTCCCTCTATCTCTCTCGGTCTGTCACTCTTCTCAAACTCAGGTCTCTCTTCTGTGGAGATCTTTCCAAAAAATCCTAACTAACCAGTATTAGCTGTGAACTAATCTTGGCagcctctatatatatatatatgtgtgtgtgttgttGTCTTTCattatgtttaccgagtttttcagaaacgaatacaaacagaataataaaaagataaggactgtagaagtgctgaaatataactaaacaaacagtgtttttacgtggttcaggcgttaacaagccatagtccacgagtcgatgttattatacttggaaaggactacagtaagatggctggtgtacaagaacttcacacactcacagtgtttctctcgggttctcttgaagaagatgaagctagagagatttttgtagagtttttgctatgtgatctgttggtcgtcccccttcttgtaaaatgaaggggtctttatagctagggttttggattagggtttttctctacgtacatgattcttaattactccagccataaatagggaatacaattactgtagtagcatggctacaaaactctatgtgggtatatttacatgaaagtatggggaacacacaaagtcagccgtcttttccaagttgtcagcggaacagtaggcgaaaaggtactcttaggcgtgctgggatgtgtgcggctttgacctatcgggcgtgtcaggcgggatcctgtgtcaggtggatatcattccaaatatgcctcctccatgactcgaccgcttggtgttgttccgtgcgaggcacggaaccgtttccgcgaagaacactcgaagagcttctcctggaaggagcttccccgaaggataccccttcgggagtccgagagggttgacgagtttccgtgtcgtgtttgcttggaagagtaatccggacactaaacaggagaggcgaagcctttctgtccatccgcgagctctggtcacctaccatGAAAGagatcgataattctgcttccccgaggacatcaatctaaacgctatccggaaatctggataacatttaccccccaaggtcacggagctttgagagatccgggagcttgtacagtcctccgggtatttcggtctcttagattaggcgaggggccaccttctgtgttcccggaagggttcctttttcccgcctgagtgttagtatgaaaaagaaagggaatttcttctgtttgaactcaagtactcaagtgcggcaaggaccacgtgtcatgctgggaatggttctgcgaccaagacgtgtgcgtgaggcgactggttgagtatgcgtgcgtcagtcatctgagtaatgatttgacggtttttaatggtactccgggcccgaggtggtgtaatgatgggaaataaatactttattcccatccgaggagtcataaataggatcgtcgcttcatctccagccgttggatctgatgcacacggaatgggaagatcgggaccgtccatttgaggaattcgaaacgacttcttccctgctataaaaacgagggaaaggacctttcttcctctttacgctttcaaattctctatctttcggattttcagatttccaaaccttcgaactctcaggcttcccagcttccgttcctccgaacttgccacttcttttggtaaggatctggaaacttttcttttgatttggcagtgggtttattcgccgaagttcctggtttgaatcgccgttcgtctttgcagcttttacttctcgcgatcgtgctgtgcagtgatccagttactccttcaacctccaactacccgaatatcagtaagtatttctactttgctctttcctcccaaccttaggttgttggtagttgttagcgtagaggtttctgccattatcgcttatgtgcatgcgtgaatagggctttggtaggcatgtgattgatgtgagtcgataagtagccttttttgcatgctttgacgatttgcgtttggaaagtcgttccttgttttgctgttttagggcataagcatgaacgcctttagggtgtctttctctggaaaaacacttcttttggtgggcttaggctcggagtctgagtctggttccttgctgcccttcgggtggcatggtgccaatccctcggtaagctcggtgggagcctctccaagcagttttcggggagggtctccccgacgcctttgataccactagggtatgacaagggtgctgactgcttagagtgttttcttctttctttcttttgtccagtgacgaacatctcaaaggaacaactccttgctgtgggggaggctgattctgcccaggagaagggttcccctgtcgctggtgcaaaggggaaaggaaaggcgaaagtggtcgcggctagcccaccgacttccaatagttcaatctgggagatggaccaaaagccgaaccttttcaggaattatggcatgctggagctgtattcctccgaggcaggcctgaagaacatcccaggtctgatgtggcaccgtctgtcggtgctgggcgagtcggctagccagagtcacgagggctttggtgcctggagctgggcacacatagtgtgtggggcgcacttgcccctaaggagttacttcgccaatttctgtgtgaaggcggggattgcccccttccagttgattcctcccagctacaagctcctagcagggtggttcatcttttgcaagtcccggaaactggaagctcctaccccggaggaggtgctgtacttctacgggttgaagtctcagcctatgaggggtcattcagacaaggtggggttttacaggctggaaaggcacccggacgtgatgtgccccacctgtcataccgcgagggttccagacctccgggagtactggttcctgacgactggctttccgctgaagagggtgccagccctatctttggacttcaaaatccctggtaagtgctccttcctctccttttcaactttgtttctttgcgtttgattttccttttggtaggatctctaatgctcgtatttgaattttgcagaagtcgttccgcggacacctcgctgcgcggagatgataaggaggtccaagttctacgaagggctttctgaggaagagttgaaagtggagggacttgtgacctccgaatcgttgagggagtatgggctactcgcctctttccaaaacatcgagccagtgagtggcagggggcaaagtcaggtgtcagctgacatccgggagcagattgccctggagctgtccaaggtgatcacccaagcagcccgggacgaaaatactttatctcctagttgggcagagaggttccccgacccccagccggaggaagaggagatcgaggctcgccacgccgcggcttaccctaacgaaggggctctgggggctagtacctccgggagaggtaagactagttttcgattgatccacacccccagcctgtctgagggttcccggacctctcagatggggtttgatccccgtttccttaggctagatccgcgtaggataccttttgacagatattgcgatagggtagatgagctcctcgggggtctgagtgacggtagtctgccagaaggtgtcattaTGGTTGACctttcttccctcagcatgtcattcccggacttcaaggagtacgggagcttcctggagcaggaagcggtgttttgttttgctcggggaaggccatccacgcttctcgtgcatggtcgtccctttcaaacttttctttttcttgttccttgttccctgctggcgggcttgcttgtgcttttatgttgttgattgtcttgtcttccgcttatcttctttctcattgcttgttggttcgttaaccttgcttcgtatgtttcttgcagagtatccagaagccaagatgttggggagggttactttgctcattaagaaggctgccaccagccaagacccgtccacggggaaaggacggaagaccaaggctggtaggggaggtaaagctgccacccccaaggagacaagtggcgaggcgcaagcgtctccgggggtagagaagtctcctgctgatgggccttccgagactatgatggtctcgagtagcagcagcgacggggaagggcttgtgttccccgtgaagacaactggggcgagcaagcgtcccggagaagatgctgagggcgctaacaagaaacgccttagacactcttctcctggtcgaaggcaacaacaacagcaacgacagcaaccacaactacaacaacagcagcaacaagaacaacagagacaatcaccaacgccacagctgcagcaaccacaacatccaaaccagcagcagcaacaagggcaattacttccgctgccgcagcagcaaaagcaacagaccggggccttaataccccgtctgcctcctcctccagcccaaaaggggtccaccctttcggggtctccttcttctcagccaacaaaccttcctctgcctggcctgaagttccacttcccgcagaaaccaacccgtttccccgctgccctcctggagggtgtaagacgggccaatagttttttgaagaggcggttagaggcggagaaggctgttactcagggaagggcagataacttgtctgccgtgaagagagctgagctggccgagggggtgagatcccttcacccggccggagcggttttggatggcccagccttggagaagaggctggtgcctaggctcggacgtgcattggcgccgttcggagctgagatgatggaggacatggccctgagcttgtgcgagctcaattctgagaaatgggccatcagtagcagtaaggatccgttgttgctgacacacgctgtgaagcagcaactgtccggggtaggcCGTCAGTTGCGTTTTGGGATCACTTGTCTTAGCACATTTGgctctgcttaactcattctgttatttttccttgcaggcctctatgatcgcggaacgctcgttccgggaggttggtgcagttctggttcagctggaggagagccagctggctcgccaggccttagaggcggagaagtagaaactgacccaacaggccttggaggcttcggagaagattgatcaggtccggcgcacggctgaggaagaggcggacaagaaatatcttgccaaataccaagagtaccgggccaaggcagagaatgagttcagacagcggtcggatgagatgaaggccgaaaactccaagctccgggaagagctgtcccaagccagggtggagaaggatactttggaagcccgcttgcaagcgaaaaatgatctcgtccttaagcagcaaggggaatattccactcttcagaataagctgcacgaggaggagcaacttcacaagaggagcagggatctcgtgtctatgctggagttggggatcgccgagaaggataaagagatcggagccttgcaattcactgccagggggcatgtgaccgagaagcaatccgtgctgaaccaaaacaaggagcagcgcaaggagattgattctcttaagggagagcgggatgcctccaaggccgaaatggaaaaattgagggctcaactaactgtcgcggaggcacagctggcaacctccgaggcggagcgcttgaaggagaaggaggatgctgaggtgatactgaacaggacgattaatatatcgcatgtggtcctcatgcatcaactctggaaagtgaacccggaggtactaggctatctgggagatgatgccgaagccatgagggagaagctactcgtgtgggatcaaggcccagaggcgtacgtccaaacttacaacattgacgaacgtgctggagcccctgaggcgggagatcccggagaggcggggacctctgaaccttcccgtgacaaagttccgccttccaatgagccgactccgccagcctcagttgaagccgatgcccccgaagccgcggtcgtggaagctgcagctacccccaatgcttgaaggggttttatctttaattatttttcattttgagtttttcattgcggacatatttgccataattatagcattctccttccctttctgccgagttctttatttatctttgcgcttagggtagacttttatacggtagaaactgttgtaggggcgcatgaggttttggttccaacggccaaaacctatgcacttcccacttaaagctctaacggctgatgtcttttcccacgtagtttctaggttacgaaggtttcctggttccaacggccaggctcctttcaccgtattttagctttcctaaggcagatagccaatcccgggacttgtagttatactgttcgttgggattgctaaggtgagccgttccatggtttggaacgggagctcttttggtgagcgtcgctagacttaaggttagatctttgcgaagcaaaactaaccgttgttgcgaacctcatggtggctgacttcagggacctggcatggagccctgcgaggcaaggctcgttgctgtcggggaaatcgccacgcccaccaggtgtgatcccggagcaggggctttgcgaagcaaggcctacTGTGAGTggtggatcgaccatgtctgctcctggagctgaaacttgcaatggtcgaggagctcgccatgcattattttgtgagatccggagctggagcctgcgaagcaaggcttacaacggtcgcggatcttgccatctttcgccttgcgggacccggagctggagcttgcgaagcagagctctacagcgatcacggatcttgccatctttcgccttgcgggacccggagctggagcttgcgaagcaaagctctacagcgatcgcggatcttgccatctttcgccttgcgggacctggagctggagcttgcgaagcaaagctctacagcgatcgcggatcttgccatctttcgtcttgcgggacccggagctggagcttgcgaagcaaagctctacagcgatcgcggagtattctgcaaaggacttgtcagggagttgggggtgtttcggcgtagctctatgaacgtgcctcaacccccagtcctgtccatcgctgggctacacaggagataattttcatgatacataatggcatgcatttccatggcaattttcacataagcacataatgcacataggacacgtaatgcaagcatgttcatggcaacaaataaagcTAAGCTTAActatttaaacatttcaaacaatttaaaaatttcaaacacaatgctagcacaatagtggtgttctgtgtacgttttgttcaaggggcgtatggctatgccttagccatgtatacccccccaagtgagtgtGGGGTCcagacgtctccggaccgcgtggtcacttgttaaaacgcagctttgaacatagggatgaaaagtgcagtaaaagcggagtgaatctctccgtgtttcattacattagcctgctaggcgtgagttttacaacagggaggattatttccgcatttttcacttttgctaatttcaccaaggacttccgactagatggtccggggcctactggtagtaacggcggaggtgctccgcgttccaggcgcgcgggactttagatccgtcgagtctctttaagtgatacgtcccgtggcccactttttcttggacttcgtaggggccttcccagttgggtccgaggactcccactcccagatcctgcgtagcaggaaatactctccgtaggacaagatccctaactttgaatgtacggctcttgactctcgtgttaaagtgtcgggctatcttgccttggtacatttttagttggacctgcgactgctcccggagctcttcgatcatgtccaaggactcctggagaagggcatggttccgggtagggtcgtaggtatcttgcctgtgagaggggatcatagtttctactgggatgacggcctcgcaaccgaaggtcatggaataaggcgtgtgccccgtcgaagttctctctgttgtgcgataggcccaaagtactcgcggaggtttttccggccagtgagccttgcaggcttggagttttttcttcaacgtggtctttaatattttgtttacagcctccacttgcccattagcctggggtctggcgactgcggaaaagcttttgataattccatgcgaagcacagaagttcgtgaagtgttcactgtcaaattgctttccgttgtcggacacaatttttcgtggaagcccaaaacgacacactatattcctgatgacaaagtccagtgcttttttagatgtgaccgtgttcataggttcagcttcagcccatttggtgaagtagtctattgcgactatggcatacttcactccaccctttccagttgggagggaacctactaggtcaatgccccaaacggcgaacggccaggggctggtcattaaggtaatttctgtaggcggcgcccgcggaaccttggcgtacctctggcactgctcacatttccaaacataatccacacaatccttcttcatggtgggccagaagtatccttgtcgaaggatctttttggagaggctcagcccggaggtatgatcgccacagaagcctccgtgaacctcatggatgatggtgctgacttcggttccggcaacacacctaaggaagggtatggacaaccccctgcggtaaagctttccatccataaccacgtatcggggagcttgatattggagcttccttgcgtcagctttatcagtggggagctctccggtggtgagaaatctgaggatgggtcctatccaggagtgggaatggtcgatgatggcgtttatccttcatgtctcagtactgggggcttctaagtgcccaaTGGGGACTAGGCcgtactgttcaatctccgggtccgttgcaagcttggccagcgtgtccgcgagtgagttctggtcccgggggacctggcggatttggtagcctttgaaatgctgcagtaggccgcgggagagagacacgtaggcagccattttttcgcccttcgtctggtattccccggatatttggtttaccacaagtagggagtcgctgtatacttcgattttttgggctccgacttctctggccagtcgtaatccagctaacatggcttcgtgttctgcctcattgttggatgctgggaacgcgaaacggatggcgctctggagctgatgcccttggggataTATTaagatgacccctgctccagctcctttttcattcgaggctccgtctacgtagaccttccaggtggg
It includes:
- the LOC133823327 gene encoding arginine biosynthesis bifunctional protein ArgJ, chloroplastic is translated as MYECLRFPAIPLQGPNPKLWSSARMDFKCRVVSASNVIPAAPIYLPEGPWTQIPGGVTAAQGFKAAGIYGGLRAKGEKPDLALVTCDVDATSAGSFTTNVVAAAPVLFCKNALNISETARAILINAGQANAATGDAGYQDVIECANALAKLLKMGPDEVLIESTGVIGHRIKKGALLESLPKLINSLSSSVQGADSAAVAITTTDLVTKSVAVESQVGGKTIIIGGMAKGSGMIHPNMATMLGVITTDAVVTSDVWRKMVQIAVNRSFNQITVDGDTSTNDTVVALASGLSGSPRISSLQSDEAVQLQACLDAVMQGLAKSIAWDGEGATCLIEVTVTGGCNEAEASKIARSIASSSLIKAAIYGRDPNWGRIACAAGYAGVPFDLNKLRVVLGDILLMDGGEPQLFDRSAASDYLKKVGETHGTVEIKVSVGDGPGSGQAWGCDLSYDYVKINAEYTT